The DNA segment CTTAATACATCATATATCCTTAGAGAAAAGCCGCGAATCAATTAACGTCTGTCCACGGGTCACGTCTGGGTCCGGTGCCAGATTTTGTACtccattttatttacacttatTCACTTACAAATAAcaacaccatgacacaccactCTGAGCTCAGCAGAGACGCGAGGTAAGACGTACTGGGTGACTGTTACCTCTGTgtgatttattacattttaataagcAGCATATAACAAAGTGTATCATTTTCCAGTACGCCAACAGCGGCCAATTAAATTTTACGTTACATAAAACctcatatcaacaattacacaagtttttaaatctgtttcttttttaaccCATCGTTCTATCCTTCAACAGACTCATCAAGCAGTAAATTCATTGTGGTCCAGGTTGCCATGAACTGGACGAACGCAGAGCTTTATTGCAGACAACGTTACGCTCATCTCGCCGTCGTCAAATTCTCCGCAGACCAGCAACTTATTTCCTATTTGGGCGGTGGGGGTTTTATCGGCCTGATCTCGGCACGGTGGTCTGATTACAGCTTCTCTGCGTTCCGGTACTGGGGTGGAATGTCAGGCCAGGAGACGAGCcttattaataaatgtgttgGCATGGTGATACCCAATGCTGGGAAATGGGAAAAATTTGATTGTACAACCCCAAATCCATTCATTTGCTATGGAGGTGAGTGTCCAGTTCACGTGAACGTTTTGTTGAATATAGACATAGCTGAGTATAGCAGAATAAACTGATTGTTAACAATCAGggatttttgtgtttattatcaaGTATCAAGTTCTCCATGAATCTTGAAAGAACCTAAAAAAATGCATGACACGGAACCTTCAAGAATTTATGCAGAATTAAACACAATTTAATTataatgtaaacacacacttattacaatgtaatttacattttaaaaaagaattctCTAGATGTACTCAGATGTGAAGTACTCTAAAGTAAAGTACTCAGCAAATCCAgatgttactgatgtttaatagaacaattaaattaaaaatgctcTTTTTCCTCGCCACAACTCTTCCTTTAGCACCACCGTTCCAACCCGTCTCTCGTCTCTACCACGCTGTAAGATATCTGAAGACCTGGATGGATGCTCAGATCTACTGTAGAGTGAGGTTTACTGATCTGGCCACTCTGGACAGTGTGGGTGATGTGAAAAGTGTAACGAATCAGGTGGATCCTAGATACACTGGACTTCTATGGATcgggctccagagcacagtgGACATGCACTGGAGCTGGTCAATGGGAGATGAGCCTCTCGGTGATTACTTTAATTGGGCCTTAAATAATCCAACCGGCGGCGGAAAATGCGTGTCGAACATGAACGGATTGTGGAGTGATATGGACTGTCAGACACTGCTATACTTCGTGTGCTACAGCGGTGAGTCAGCTAATACTCCTCAATTCTGTTTGGACATCATTTGCTTCTTTAGTTTTGCTGATGTTGCTCTCAAGCCTTTCAGTTTGCCAAGGTCATTCTTAAACTGCCCCTTAAACCATGTTCTGATGACAAGTGACTTGCTTCGGTCCATAAAAACAGAATCTGAGTGTAGCTGTAGATCCGCCTTCAAGCTGGACTCACTGTGTTCAGGAATAAACCAATTAAACCAAGCAAGTAACAAGTAggccagtaataataataataataataataataataataataataataataaaaagactgAGTGATTAATGATCAATTTGTGAATTATTGTCGAAAACTAActcaataaataatatataacacagaatatataaaataaatactttttactATGaaagaattaatattaatattagttgatactttaattttaaaaaacgtaaaaaataaaataaaataaataaataaaactgaaatttagatttttgtaaaaaataaaattaatttattaattattattaatatattataataatttagatTGATTTCCCAAAGTAATTCATAATTTTTATATGCagttttctatttctattttttattatccaACATgtcatattttataattaaatgattaatataTTGACAAAAACTGAAGCTATTTTATTGATTTCTTGATTCACATTATGAGTGCTGCTGTTTGATTAAACTAATTATGTAGAAATTCTCTAAACAGTGTATTTCAAGCTGAGGCTTTTGTGCAAGTTGAAGTCTCACAGCTTCAGGCAACAATTAAAGAAGCAAAGTTACTTTAACTGAAACCTCTGATGCTGTCCTTGCCTGTTGTAATTATATTACAGAAGGTACAGGATACATCATGGTCAATATTCAAAAAACATGGCAAGATGCTCAGAGTTACTGTAGAAGCACCTACACTGACCTGGCCCGCATCCGCTCTCCATGGGAACAGAGCCAGGTGAACGCTGTGGTTGGTAGATGGGTTTCTGCCTGGATCGGCTTGTTTCTGGACAGCTGGCAGTGGTCTGACCAGTGGAGCCGTCGATTCAGGAACTGGGCGTCTGGACCACCGAGTGTTGTAACTGCCGGCTGTGCTGCCGTGGTAACGGGAACGTCCGGAAGATGGACGAATGACATCTGCACCACACCTCACCCTTTTGTCTGCTACGGAGGTGAGTCTCAGCGGCCGTTTAGATCCGAGCACGGCGTGAAAACAGGCACTGACTgctctgttttttctttacagaTGTGGACAGgatgaataaaaaacagatcATAAGGATAAAACTGGTTTCCAGCGGAATGACCGACCCGTCAGTGCGAGCTGCAATCCTGGATCACGTATGACGTATTCTTCACATGCAGTAATAACATGATTCATGTGGTTTGTGGTTTAGTTAACATTCAAGGTGTCAGCAGTCAGTGGTACAGCTGCAGCTTTTCTCTAGGTTCCTGTTTTAGAGACACTGCACTTTGTCTGTAACACAACATTATTAACTAGCTCCAAGGCTGAGGGTTCGATTCTCGCCTCTGCCTGGAGCTTTCCAGCTCTCCATGTGCTGTAGACGTTTCCTTTGTCTTCTCCCCAAGTCCAAAGTCACGCTTTctaggctgattagcatctctagattgttaacagtgtgtgaatgggtgtgtgagtgtgtgtgattgtgccttgtGATAGGTTGGCACCCCATACAGGGTGTTCCTCACCTCGtaccctgagtcccctgggatagactccaggctcctaaccctcactctcaccctaATCCTAACTCTCACCCTAATCCTAACCCTCATCCTCACCCATGGATGTTTCTATTATTTCTTAAATCATCAGTGTTAGTTAGTTCTTAGATCCACAGTGCTGGTGTGATTACACTGGTGTTCATGAAGGGGAGATTAAAGAGTTTTTCCAGTCGAGTCATCAGATCTGATCGCtttgtgtctttcttttttctccacaGATCGAACAAAAAATCAAAGCGAAAGGAATGAATCCAAATATCAGATGGAGAGTGAGGGATGATGGAAGTGTCTTCAAGAAAGCTGAATAATTCTGAAGTCATGGGTGTATCGATGAGGTTTCTTTCCATATAATGTATAAACTAGCGTACATACAGGATGTCTAGTAACAAAGATAGTAGAGAAAGATGAGCTAGATCATTTGGAATGTATATTGTGATATTCCAAAACGTCCGTAGTGCAAAAAATATGAA comes from the Hemibagrus wyckioides isolate EC202008001 linkage group LG03, SWU_Hwy_1.0, whole genome shotgun sequence genome and includes:
- the LOC131346823 gene encoding macrophage mannose receptor 1-like isoform X2, whose translation is MRPAWFCLLFLSGTFSLGSSVSWQYFYMSQNMAWSDAQTYCRANYIDLVTVRSIEEENNLIALAAATAPGYSGSVWLGLRRTWTWITGEPYSGQVPFYSGQPNEGNDRAACGVLGSSGLGDWFCSTSHYFVCYDDSSSSKFIVVQVAMNWTNAELYCRQRYAHLAVVKFSADQQLISYLGGGGFIGLISARWSDYSFSAFRYWGGMSGQETSLINKCVGMVIPNAGKWEKFDCTTPNPFICYGAPPFQPVSRLYHAVRYLKTWMDAQIYCRVRFTDLATLDSVGDVKSVTNQVDPRYTGLLWIGLQSTVDMHWSWSMGDEPLGDYFNWALNNPTGGGKCVSNMNGLWSDMDCQTLLYFVCYSEGTGYIMVNIQKTWQDAQSYCRSTYTDLARIRSPWEQSQVNAVVGRWVSAWIGLFLDSWQWSDQWSRRFRNWASGPPSVVTAGCAAVVTGTSGRWTNDICTTPHPFVCYGDVDRMNKKQIIRIKLVSSGMTDPSVRAAILDHV
- the LOC131346823 gene encoding macrophage mannose receptor 1-like isoform X1, coding for MRPAWFCLLFLSGTFSLGSSVSWQYFYMSQNMAWSDAQTYCRANYIDLVTVRSIEEENNLIALAAATAPGYSGSVWLGLRRTWTWITGEPYSGQVPFYSGQPNEGNDRAACGVLGSSGLGDWFCSTSHYFVCYDDSSSSKFIVVQVAMNWTNAELYCRQRYAHLAVVKFSADQQLISYLGGGGFIGLISARWSDYSFSAFRYWGGMSGQETSLINKCVGMVIPNAGKWEKFDCTTPNPFICYGAPPFQPVSRLYHAVRYLKTWMDAQIYCRVRFTDLATLDSVGDVKSVTNQVDPRYTGLLWIGLQSTVDMHWSWSMGDEPLGDYFNWALNNPTGGGKCVSNMNGLWSDMDCQTLLYFVCYSEGTGYIMVNIQKTWQDAQSYCRSTYTDLARIRSPWEQSQVNAVVGRWVSAWIGLFLDSWQWSDQWSRRFRNWASGPPSVVTAGCAAVVTGTSGRWTNDICTTPHPFVCYGDVDRMNKKQIIRIKLVSSGMTDPSVRAAILDHIEQKIKAKGMNPNIRWRVRDDGSVFKKAE